Proteins found in one Agaribacterium sp. ZY112 genomic segment:
- a CDS encoding CNNM domain-containing protein: protein MLADILLNSGLHERRFKPLAWLGCSHLSFKGPLGSFLLNEIMTLLLLYLSLAIGVSFLCSVLEAVLLSVTPSYLQALELENPAKASKLAKVKGRLDESLSSILILNTFAHTMGAAGVGSQALQVFGAEWETLIAVLLTLAILYFSEIIPKTLGASYWRQLATPAAFVISWLVKLVYPLVWFSSRLTKLFSNEQDNEITREEIIALASLSHKEGALFKQENEYLSNLLGLRDIKVEKILTPRTVVHMLDKSLTVSEALDNPKTQQFSRIPVYGSGVDDIAGMVIRSDLYEAERNGQGGEHVSEFAQEFIRVSEKLPVQHLLDMLIKQKAHLCLVEDEFGQTAGVVALEDAIETLLGREIVDERDVVEDMQALAKDKYRGRLREGSAKERNK from the coding sequence ATGCTTGCCGATATCTTGTTGAATAGCGGCTTGCATGAGCGCAGATTTAAGCCATTAGCTTGGTTGGGCTGTTCGCATCTAAGCTTTAAAGGGCCCTTAGGCTCATTTTTACTAAACGAAATTATGACTCTATTACTGCTTTATTTATCACTCGCCATTGGCGTCTCTTTTTTGTGCTCCGTACTAGAGGCTGTGTTGCTCTCTGTTACACCAAGTTACTTGCAAGCCTTAGAGCTTGAAAACCCAGCTAAGGCCAGCAAGCTTGCTAAAGTGAAGGGGCGTTTGGATGAATCGCTTTCGAGTATTTTGATCTTAAATACCTTTGCCCACACCATGGGGGCGGCGGGTGTCGGCTCTCAGGCTTTACAAGTCTTTGGAGCCGAATGGGAAACCTTGATCGCAGTACTTCTGACTCTAGCTATTTTGTATTTTTCTGAAATTATTCCTAAAACCTTAGGAGCCAGTTATTGGCGTCAGTTAGCGACACCTGCGGCCTTTGTAATTTCGTGGTTGGTTAAGCTGGTCTATCCCTTGGTTTGGTTCTCTTCGCGCTTAACAAAATTGTTCAGTAATGAGCAAGACAACGAAATAACTCGCGAAGAGATTATTGCATTGGCTTCTTTAAGCCACAAAGAAGGCGCACTATTTAAGCAAGAGAACGAATACCTTTCTAACCTGCTTGGCTTGCGTGATATTAAGGTTGAAAAAATTCTCACCCCAAGAACCGTTGTACACATGTTAGATAAAAGTCTAACGGTGAGTGAGGCCTTAGATAACCCTAAAACTCAGCAGTTCTCACGTATCCCTGTTTATGGCTCTGGGGTGGATGATATTGCAGGCATGGTGATTCGTTCAGACTTATATGAGGCGGAGCGAAACGGGCAAGGTGGTGAGCATGTCAGCGAGTTTGCTCAGGAATTCATTCGAGTTTCAGAAAAGCTGCCAGTTCAGCATTTGTTGGATATGTTGATTAAACAAAAAGCACACTTGTGTTTAGTTGAAGATGAATTTGGTCAGACTGCCGGTGTGGTCGCGTTAGAAGATGCGATTGAAACCTTGCTTGGTCGTGAAATTGTCGATGAGCGCGATGTGGTTGAAGATATGCAGGCCTTAGCAAAAGATAAATATCGAGGCCGTTTAAGAGAAGGTTCAGCCAAAGAACGTAATAAATAA
- a CDS encoding OFA family MFS transporter yields MTATSPQTATKNRWLIAASAVGVHASIGSVYAFSVFKKPLSKLLEGVSDNEIAWTFSFAIFFLGISAAIMGHFVEKHGPRKSGMLAASFFGGGLLVAGLGAMLENLYIIWLGYGVLGGIGLGIGYITPVSTLVKWFPDRRGLATGLAIMGFGFGAFFGGPLFQKLMTSFGLSFYGAADLAQAVAVPAIAAKVSGITDPVAINQAVAAIVAAKGIYANWFIMGIVYLVVMFASASYLERPPEGWMPEGMKDAIASGKKKKVEDLTQLTANEAVKTAPFYGLWIMMFINISCGIAVIYSASPLAQESIGLTAGEAAAVVGLMSLFNGLGRIGWASMSDVLGRSNTYMTFFIVQIVAFALLPNITSVIMFQVVLYLILTCYGGGFATLPAFIGDLFGTKQLGAIHGYVLTAWAAAGLAGPQLAAYVRTVSGSYESTLYIFAGVFIVALGVSLVMKAYVNRARGALEAAAAAS; encoded by the coding sequence ATGACTGCAACATCCCCTCAAACTGCAACCAAAAATCGCTGGCTTATCGCAGCGTCCGCTGTCGGGGTTCACGCCTCCATCGGTTCTGTATACGCGTTTAGTGTATTTAAAAAGCCTCTTTCAAAATTGCTTGAAGGCGTGAGCGACAATGAAATCGCCTGGACCTTTAGTTTTGCAATTTTCTTCTTAGGTATCAGCGCTGCCATTATGGGCCACTTTGTTGAAAAACACGGTCCTCGTAAATCAGGCATGTTAGCTGCCAGCTTTTTTGGTGGCGGTTTATTAGTCGCAGGCCTTGGTGCGATGCTAGAGAACCTCTATATCATCTGGCTCGGTTACGGTGTATTAGGTGGTATCGGTTTAGGTATTGGCTACATCACCCCGGTAAGTACGCTTGTTAAATGGTTCCCGGATCGCCGCGGCTTGGCAACCGGCCTTGCCATTATGGGTTTTGGTTTTGGCGCCTTTTTTGGTGGGCCATTATTCCAAAAGCTAATGACTAGCTTTGGCTTGAGTTTTTACGGCGCAGCTGATCTTGCACAAGCGGTTGCCGTACCGGCCATTGCTGCAAAAGTTAGCGGCATCACCGATCCTGTGGCCATCAACCAAGCTGTTGCTGCCATTGTTGCCGCTAAAGGGATTTACGCCAACTGGTTCATTATGGGTATTGTGTACCTAGTTGTAATGTTCGCTTCTGCTTCTTATCTAGAGCGCCCACCAGAAGGCTGGATGCCAGAAGGTATGAAAGACGCTATCGCTTCAGGTAAAAAGAAAAAAGTAGAAGATCTTACTCAACTTACAGCTAACGAAGCCGTTAAAACTGCGCCGTTCTATGGCCTGTGGATAATGATGTTTATTAACATCAGCTGTGGTATTGCCGTTATCTACTCAGCCTCACCACTTGCACAAGAAAGTATTGGTTTAACTGCAGGCGAAGCCGCTGCAGTTGTGGGCTTGATGTCTTTATTTAACGGTTTGGGTCGTATTGGCTGGGCGTCAATGTCTGATGTATTAGGCCGAAGCAACACTTACATGACCTTCTTTATCGTACAGATTGTTGCCTTTGCCCTACTACCAAACATCACTAGTGTGATCATGTTCCAAGTTGTCTTGTACTTGATCCTCACTTGCTACGGCGGTGGTTTTGCAACTCTACCTGCATTTATTGGTGACCTATTTGGCACCAAGCAGCTTGGCGCCATCCATGGTTACGTCTTAACTGCTTGGGCTGCGGCCGGTCTTGCAGGCCCTCAGTTAGCAGCTTACGTGCGCACTGTAAGTGGCAGCTATGAAAGCACTCTCTACATCTTTGCAGGTGTATTTATTGTTGCTCTTGGGGTATCACTGGTGATGAAAGCCTATGTAAACCGTGCACGAGGTGCTTTAGAAGCGGCAGCTGCTGCTAGCTAA
- a CDS encoding carbohydrate-binding protein, with translation MKRTLLSLLMAGASCTALANDWGDLPVPAHAGDGKTWQLHELSDNFNYNAPTTGKSNEFFTRWKEGFVNPWTGPGLTVWEPSHSSMSNGNLNITASRMPGTNKVYAGSITSNDPLTYPLYVEINAKISDLVLASDAWLLSADSTQEIDILEAYGSSRPGQEWFAQRIHLSHHVFVRNPFQDYQPSDNDEFSYAGDKDLTWYADGQGTTWNEEYHRIGVHWIDPWNLEYYIDGELVRVTRPEEIDPRGYTNGTGLNKPMHLIFNTEDQNWRSDAGITPTDAELADPSKNTYKVDWVRIYKPVEDNSSSPSPSPSPSVAPSPSVPSGDTTVIELGNFVDTGKQGSAISGDTVLGFNASGDNINYNSVGDWAEYQINLAESGQYSLELLAASPVNGGLGADISIDGSLVGTIAVTTTGGWNNYQANNLNNSLELSAGQHTIRVQSSGSSAWQWNADELRLMRTGDISTPTPIPSLSPSPEPSPSTPPTGTPVSVTVEAEDFSNESGLSTQTWWGSTTFLGNNQTGDWAEYSINFPVSGSYNLSFFASTNVNNGANVTVYIDGIEVAQSPVTGETWNVFTEQVVASDLSISAGTHTVKVESTGPEFIWQWYLDKMTFSTN, from the coding sequence ATGAAACGCACTCTTTTATCTCTGCTTATGGCAGGTGCCAGTTGTACGGCCTTAGCCAATGACTGGGGCGACCTACCGGTACCTGCACATGCGGGTGATGGCAAAACGTGGCAACTACATGAACTAAGTGATAACTTTAACTATAACGCTCCCACAACAGGTAAGAGCAACGAATTCTTTACACGCTGGAAAGAAGGCTTCGTAAACCCATGGACAGGCCCAGGTCTTACAGTATGGGAGCCGAGCCACTCGTCAATGTCTAACGGCAACCTCAACATTACAGCCAGCCGCATGCCAGGCACCAACAAAGTCTATGCTGGCTCTATTACCTCAAACGACCCGCTTACTTACCCGTTGTACGTTGAGATCAACGCTAAAATCAGCGATTTGGTACTTGCCTCCGATGCGTGGTTATTAAGCGCAGACAGCACACAAGAAATCGACATTCTTGAGGCTTATGGCTCTAGCCGCCCAGGCCAAGAGTGGTTTGCTCAGCGTATTCATTTAAGCCATCACGTGTTTGTTCGCAACCCATTCCAAGATTATCAACCCTCCGATAATGATGAGTTTTCTTACGCTGGTGACAAGGATTTAACGTGGTATGCAGATGGCCAAGGAACGACTTGGAACGAAGAGTACCACCGTATTGGTGTGCACTGGATAGACCCTTGGAACCTTGAATACTATATCGATGGAGAGCTGGTTCGCGTAACACGCCCAGAAGAAATCGACCCACGTGGTTACACGAACGGCACAGGCCTAAACAAACCGATGCACCTGATCTTCAATACCGAAGATCAAAACTGGCGCTCAGATGCTGGTATCACCCCAACCGACGCCGAGCTAGCCGACCCCAGCAAAAATACCTACAAGGTTGACTGGGTACGTATTTATAAGCCCGTAGAAGATAACAGCTCAAGCCCATCACCGAGCCCATCACCTAGTGTTGCACCAAGCCCTTCTGTCCCTAGTGGTGACACCACAGTGATTGAACTTGGCAACTTTGTCGATACAGGCAAACAAGGCTCTGCAATTAGCGGTGATACGGTACTTGGCTTTAACGCCTCTGGTGACAATATCAACTACAACAGTGTTGGTGACTGGGCTGAATACCAGATCAACCTAGCTGAAAGCGGGCAATACAGCCTTGAGTTACTAGCGGCTTCACCCGTTAATGGCGGCTTAGGCGCAGACATCAGTATCGATGGTAGTCTTGTTGGCACTATTGCTGTTACTACAACTGGCGGCTGGAATAACTACCAAGCCAACAACTTAAACAACAGCCTTGAGTTAAGTGCAGGCCAGCATACTATTCGTGTTCAAAGCTCAGGCAGCAGCGCTTGGCAGTGGAATGCAGACGAGCTTCGTCTAATGCGCACCGGTGATATCAGCACGCCTACACCCATCCCTAGCTTGAGTCCAAGCCCAGAGCCCAGCCCATCTACACCGCCAACAGGCACCCCTGTGAGCGTAACTGTTGAGGCTGAAGACTTTAGTAACGAGAGCGGTTTGTCTACTCAAACGTGGTGGGGCTCAACCACCTTCCTTGGCAATAACCAAACCGGTGACTGGGCTGAATACAGCATCAACTTCCCAGTAAGCGGCAGCTACAACCTAAGTTTCTTTGCGTCTACCAATGTAAATAATGGGGCTAATGTGACTGTTTATATAGACGGTATCGAAGTGGCTCAAAGCCCTGTCACAGGGGAAACCTGGAATGTATTTACTGAACAAGTGGTTGCCTCTGACTTAAGCATTAGCGCAGGCACACACACCGTTAAAGTTGAAAGTACAGGCCCTGAGTTTATCTGGCAGTGGTACTTAGACAAAATGACGTTTAGCACAAACTAA